Proteins encoded together in one Quercus lobata isolate SW786 chromosome 3, ValleyOak3.0 Primary Assembly, whole genome shotgun sequence window:
- the LOC115979389 gene encoding pentatricopeptide repeat-containing protein At3g12770-like: protein MPSLHFHTRIFNPKPPFRLIHSYTLRTFTTSFVDAQFTQSTFIVSRFLWLLQEYPHGLLHAKSIHAQIITNSVSKDQFLATKLVKAYCDLGHVGNARHVFDQFSQPKTILCNAMVGGYLRNEWYSETLELFKMMGSCNLAIDSYTCNYALKACVGLLDYEMGREVIRKAVEKGVESDRFLGSSMINFLVKFSSIDEARRVFDAMPERDVVCWNSMIGGYVQTHHFNEAFGLFFDMHRLGIRPSQVTMASIIQACIETRNLKLGKCVHGCVFGLGMGYDVLVLTSLVDMYSKMGDVESAQLVFVSMPIRNLVSWNAMISGFVQNGLVREAVGLFQRLVVSGGGFDSGTVVSLLQGCAQTADLDGGKIIHGCIYRKGLNSNLILSTAILDLYSKCGALKQASFVFDRMKVRNVITWTAMLVGLAQNGHAENALKLFSQMQEEGVVANSVTLVSLIHSCAHMGSLKKGRSVHAHLIRHGYAFDVVNMTALIDMYAKCGKINSAERVFSTGSISRDVILWNSMITGYGMHGHGHQAVGVYRKMIKEGLKPNQTTFVAVLTACNHSGLVEEGITLFHRMEREHNIRPSEKHYACIVDLLGRANRLEEAEGIVKQIPFEAGSVVLEALLSGCRTHKNIDMGVQTADKLLHLDSMNPGIYVVLSNIYAEASRWDAVNYIRGLMRTRGLRKTPGYSLIEVGNQVYTFFAGDDSHPNWAHIHRFLESLRLEVEASGYVPDTSCVLRDVDEPMKVKLLWGHSERLAIAFGLLNTPAGSLIRITKNLRVCTDCHAVTKYISKIVKREIIVRDANRFHHFLDGKCSCNDYW from the coding sequence ATGCCTTCTCTTCATTTTCACACCAGAATTTTCAACCCCAAACCACCCTTCAGACTCATTCACTCCTACACCTTACGTACTTTTACTACTTCCTTCGTTGATGCCCAATTTACTCAATCAACTTTCATTGTTTCCAGATTCTTGTGGCTTTTGCAGGAATACCCACATGGCCTTTTACACGCCAAATCCATCCATGCTCAGATTATCACCAATTCTGTCTCCAAAGACCAATTTTTGGCTACAAAACTTGTTAAGGCGTATTGTGATTTGGGTCATGTGGGCAATGCCCGCCACGTGTTTGATCAATTTTCCCAGCCAAAAACCATTCTATGTAATGCCATGGTTGGTGGGTATTTGAGAAATGAGTGGTACAGTGAGACCCTTGAGTTGTTTAAAATGATGGGGTCTTGCAATTTGGCAATTGATAGTTATACCTGTAATTATGCGCTCAAGGCATGCGTGGGATTGTTAGATTATGAAATGGGTAGGGAAGTAATAAGGAAAGCAGTTGAGAAAGGGGTTGAAAGTGATCGGTTTTTGGGGAGTTCAATGATTAATTTCTTGGTGAAATTTAGTAGTATTGATGAAGCGCGAAGAGTCTTTGATGCAATGCCTGAAAGGGATGTAGTTTGTTGGAATTCAATGATTGGTGGATACGTGCAGACACACCATTTTAATGAggcttttggtttgttttttgaTATGCACCGTTTGGGGATTAGGCCAAGTCAGGTAACTATGGCAAGCATAATTCAAGCTTGTATAGAAACAAGAAATTTGAAACTTGGAAAATGTGTTCATGGGTGTGTATTTGGATTAGGAATGGGTTATGATGTTTTGGTGCTTACCTCATTAGTTGATATGTATAGTAAGATGGGTGATGTTGAAAGTGCTCAATTGGTTTTTGTTAGCATGCCTATTAGAAATTTGGTTTCATGGAATGCGATGATCTCAGGATTTGTTCAAAATGGGTTGGTGCGAGAAGCTGTTGGCCTCTTTCAAAGGTTGGTAGTaagtggtggtgggtttgattCAGGAACTGTAGTTAGCCTCCTTCAGGGTTGTGCTCAAACAGCTGATTTAGATGGTGGAAAAATCATCCATGGTTGTATATATAGAAAAGGTCTGAATTCAAATCTCATTTTGTCTACAGCAATTCTTGATTTGTATTCTAAATGTGGTGCCTTGAAGCAAGCATCCTTTGTTTTTGACCGAATGAAGGTTAGGAATGTGATTACTTGGACTGCCATGCTAGTAGGGTTAGCACAGAATGGGCATGCAGAAAATGCTCTGAAGTTATTTAGTCAGATGCAAGAAGAGGGTGTTGTAGCCAATTCCGTCACTCTTGTTAGTTTAATCCATTCTTGTGCCCACATGGGCTCtttgaagaaaggaagaagtGTCCATGCGCATTTAATACGCCATGGCTATGCATTTGATGTGGTTAACATGACAGCCCTGATTGATATGTATGCCAAGTGTGGAAAGATAAATTCTGCAGAGAGGGTCTTTAGCACTGGGTCCATCTCTAGAGATGTTATTTTATGGAACTCAATGATAACAGGCTATGGGATGCATGGTCATGGGCATCAAGCTGTTGGTGTCtatagaaaaatgataaaggAGGGACTCAAACCAAATCAAACCACCTTTGTTGCTGTTCTAACTGCTTGTAATCACTCAGGGCTTGTTGAAGAAGGCATTACTTTGTTTCACAGAATGGAAAGAGAACATAACATTAGACCTAGTGAGAAACACTACGCTTGTATTGTGGATCTTCTTGGCCGGGCAAACCGTCTAGAGGAAGCTGAGGGTATAGTCAAACAAATACCTTTTGAAGCAGGCAGTGTTGTGCTTGAAGCTTTGCTGAGTGGATGTCGAACTCATAAAAACATTGATATGGGTGTACAAACTGCAGATAAATTACTTCATCTAGATTCCATGAATCCTGGAATTTATGTTGTGTTGTCAAATATTTATGCTGAAGCAAGTAGATGGGATGCTGTAAATTACATTCGAGGCCTGATGAGGACACGGGGTCTGAGAAAAACACCTGGCTATAGTTTAATTGAAGTAGGAAACCAAGTCTACACATTTTTTGCTGGAGATGATTCTCATCCAAATTGGGCTCATATTCATCGGTTTTTAGAAAGCTTGAGGCTAGAGGTGGAAGCTTCTGGTTATGTGCCAGATACCAGTTGTGTTCTCCGTGATGTAGACGAGCCAATGAAGGTTAAGTTGCTTTGGGGCCACAGTGAGAGATTAGCTATCGCATTTGGTCTTTTAAACACGCCAGCTGGGAGCTTGATTAGGATCACCAAGAATCTGCGTGTTTGTACCGACTGTCATGCTGTAACcaaatatatatcaaagattGTTAAGAGGGAAATTATTGTAAGAGATGCCAATCGTTTCCATCACTTTCTTGATGGTAAATGCTCCTGTAATGATTACTGGTGA
- the LOC115982121 gene encoding double-stranded RNA-binding protein 2-like, translating to MFKNQLQELAQRSCFNLPSYSCIREGPDHAPRFKATVNFNGENFESPTFCSTLRQAEHAAAEVALNTLATRGPSRALAARVLDETGVYKNLLQETAHRAGLKLPVYTTVRSGPGHVPVFSCKVELAGMNFTGEPARTKKQAQKNAAMAAWSALKKLSQSRSSSTTSSSPSLECKGNEEQEQVIIARVLASLRPSEANKSTENYHRHGRQRSTPMLWESNPPTPTLYPMRCQNWAYSTFSPEMAMYQIWHQEQLLQQQHRLLALAVPAATPSAPQLYPFMQSMLQPDCCLYFPGRELESVPMGPKITIATSGPSLCFSNHLVPSSIRGRSTVTIQEIQEEKLEESSNYSPSGVPDPPCVGNISTEPQILETVQEDEKQNLGGLDRKISNLQLEGNQTGNSEWACHRGMVSGSKPIEFQLQNPRVDSSLSNVGPQYRYSVPPLSAAAPVRTRTVSPTSSLGFRPQNMASPWAAPPRMRTGVASCSPRPPERFDLGVPPAFMAPAVRIRSVVPVCSAPPVRKMPNSSNEVVSSNKEKKNSEPEGMSSAGSKFGKLRI from the exons ATGTTTAAGAACCAATTGCAAGAGTTGGCTCAGAGAAGCTGCTTTAACCTTCCCTCATATTCATGCATCCGGGAAGGACCAGATCATGCCCCTCGATTCAAAGCTACTGTCAACTTTaatggagaaaattttgaaagccCTACCTTCTGCTCTACTCTAAGACAGGCAGAACATGCTGCAGCTGAGGTAGCTCTGAATACACTTGCAACAAGAGGCCCCTCTAGAGCCTTGGCTGCAAGAGTTCTG GATGAAACAGGAGTTTATAAGAATTTGCTGCAGGAGACTGCTCACAGAGCTGGGTTAAAACTTCCTGTTTATACCACTGTTCGATCTGGACCAGGCCATGTCCCTGTTTTCTCATGTAAGGTTGAGCTTGCAGGAATGAACTTTACAGGTGAACCAGCTAGGACCAAGAAGCAAGCTCAGAAAAATGCTGCAATGGCTGCTTGGTCTGCCTTGAAAAAAT TGTCACAGAGTCGCTCATCTTCCActacttcttcctctccttCATTGGAGTGTAAAGGCAATGAAGAGCAGGAACAAGTCATCATTGCTCGTGTACTTGCAAGTCTGCGTCCATCAGAGGCAAATAAGTCCACAGAAAATTATCATCGACATGGTAGGCAAAGATCCACTCCCATGCTGTGGGAATCAAACCCGCCAACTCCAACCTTATACCCTATGCGATGCCAGAACTGGGCATACTCTACTTTTTCCCCTGAGATGGCAATGTATCAGATCTGGCATCAAGAACAATTACTACAGCAGCAACATCGCTTGTTGGCACTTGCAGTTCCAGCAGCTACTCCATCCGCTCCTCAGCTTTATCCATTTATGCAATCTATGCTCCAGCCAGACTGCTGTTTATATTTTCCAGGAAGAGAGCTGGAGTCAGTCCCCATGGGACCCAAAATTACAATTGCTACCTCTGGCCCATCACTTTGCTTCTCCAACCATTTGGTTCCTAGTTCAATTAGGGGCAGGTCCACTGTGACTATTCAAGAAATACAGGAGGAAAAACTGGAAGAATCATCCAATTATTCTCCATCTGGAGTTCCGGATCCCCCTTGTGTTGGTAACATTAGTACTGAACCACAAATCCTGGAAACAGTTCAGgaggatgaaaaacaaaacctTGGTGGGTTAGATAGAAAAATTTCTAATCTTCAGCTAGAAGGGAACCAAACAGGGAACTCTGAATGGGCTTGTCATAGAGGCATGGTTTCTGGATCTAAGCCAATTGAGTTTCAGTTACAAAACCCACGTGTTGACTCTTCTCTGTCCAATGTCGGACCCCAATACAGATATTCTGTACCACCTTTATCTGCAGCTGCTCCTGTGAGGACCAGAACTGTGAGCCCCACTTCGTCACTGGGGTTCAGACCACAAAATATGGCTTCACCTTGGGCTGCTCCACCAAGAATGAGAACTGGGGTTGCTTCATGTTCACCCAGGCCACCTGAAAGATTTGACCTTGGAGTACCCCCTGCTTTCATGGCACCAGCTGTTCGAATCAGATCAGTGGTACCAGTCTGTTCAGCCCCACCAGTGAGAAAAATGCCAAATTCGAGTAACGAAGTAGTGtcatcaaacaaagaaaagaaaaattcagaacCGGAAGGCATGTCAAGTGCAGGTTCAAAGTTTGGGAAGCTTAGGATATGA